cggatgctacaaaagaagaatataaaagaattcgacccgaacctctagcacctaaaaaatttgtgattaacatacacaaaaaactaaaGATATTGCTTAATTCGTGTTGCGTCACCTCTAAAATGGTTCTAAACGCAGTAGAAGTTGCTCCGatgctattggagtcattctccaggtcctTACGGACTCTAAAAAAGAAGGATTCTAGAAAATTTGGCCcagaccccgacacctaaaatatctgtgggctaacacatacaaaaaactgacaaaatcgcctaattcatgttgcgtGACGCTAAAATGCTCCCAAATACCTTTGGAGCCGCTTTAAAAATACATGACTCATTCCCCtgatcgttacggatgcaaaAAAATAAGTATACAAGAAACTTTTATGCGGGCCCCCTGCACCAAAAAACAATCGTGGgctaatacatacgaaaaattgacaaaatcgcctaatgcctattgcgtcgtccctaaaatgctcttaaatgcCATAAAAGCCTCTCTGAacctattggagtcgttccgaGGATGTTGCTGATGCTAAaaaggaagaatccaagaaaattcaaccaagacatccgacacctaaaaaattcgttggctaacatacaaaaaactgacaaaattgcgtAATTCGTGTTgctcgcccctaaaatgctcctaaacgctgTAGAAGTCGCTCTGAGGCTATTGTTATCATTTTCAAGTCGTTATAGACGCTACAAAAGAggaattcaataaaattcgacaCGAACCTCCGACACttgaaaaatctgtgggctaacactcacgaaaaattaacaaaattgcctaattcctgttgcgttccccctaaaatgctcataaatacCGTATAAGTCGCtccggggctacttgagtcgttccctaggttgttacggacaatacaaaagaagaatccaagaaaatccaaCCCATACCCTCGCCagtaaaaattctatgggctaacacacacgaaaaacagacAAAATAACTTAATTCATTTTGCGTcacccctaaaatgctcttaaacgcCGTAGAAGCTTCTTCGAGGccactaaagtcgttccctaggtcgttaaggatgatacaaaagaagaatacaagaatattcgacccgaacccccaccacctaaaaaatccataggctaacacatatgaaaaacttacAAAGTTCcgtaattcctgttgtgtcgccTCTAAAATCTCTTAAAGGTCGTATAAGCCTCtatgggctactggagtcattttccaAGTCCTTACGAATGCTAAAAAAGAatgattcaagaaaattcgacccgaacctccggcacccaaaaaatttgcgcgctaacacatacaaaaaaattgacaaaatcgcttaattcctgttgGGTGGCCCCTATAATGCTACTAAACACTGTAGAAGCCGCTCCGATTACTACaaaagaataatccaagaaaattcggctCGGACCCCATGCACCTAAAAAAGTCGTGGGCTAACACTGATGAAAAGCTaacaaaatcgcttaattcccgttgcgtcgcccctaaaatacACTTAAATGCCATAGAAGCCACTCTAGGGCTTTGAAGTCGTTCCCAAGTCTTTATAGATGCTTATAGACGCTAcaaaagaagaatccaagaaaatttggccTGGACCCTTGACACCTCAAAAATTCTtcggctaacatacatgaaaaactgataaaatcacctaatttttattgcgtcgcccctaaaatgctcgtAAACATGGTAGAGGCCGCTTTGGAGATACTGCAGTCATTATCTAGGTCTTTATGGACGCTAAAAAATAtgaatctaataaaattctaTTGGAACCCTTGGCACCTacaaaattcgtgggctaacacacataaaaaattgacaaaacgtctaattcttgttgtgtcgcccctaaaatgctcctaaacactgTAGAAGCCGATCtagggatactggagtcattcctcaggtcgttgCCTATGCTAccaaagaagaatccaagaaaattcaacccggacctctGACACCTGAAAActctgtggtctaacacacacgaaaaactgacaaaatcacctaatttctattgcgtcgcccctaaaatgttATTAAATGCCGTAGAAGTCTCTCCAGGCCTACTAGAGTCGTTACTTAAGTCCTTAGGAATGCTAAaaaaaagaatccaagaaaattcgatccggatcccgaaaaattgacaaaatcgcctaattcctgttgcgtcttccttaaatgctcctaaacactaTAGAAGTCGCTCTGGAGATACTGGATTCattcccctggtcgttacggacgctacaaaataagaatccaagaaaattcgacccggaccccttgCACTTAAAAaatcgtgggctaacacacacaaaaaactaataaaatcgcttaattcctgttgcgtcgcccctTAAATGCTCTTAAATGCCGTAAAAGCCTCTTCAGGGCTACTAGAATAGTTACCTAgttcgttacagatgctacaaaagaagaattcaaaaaaatttgacccaaactcctgacacctaaaaaatttgtatgCTAACACCCAcgaaaattgataaaattatcgaatttcTTTTGTGTgtcccctaaaatgctcctaaacgccgTAGGTGCCACTctgggttactggagtcgttccctaaatcgttatagatgctacaaaatatctgtgggctaccacacacgaaaaaatttgtgggctactacacacgaaaaactaaaaaaaatcgcctaatttctattgtgtcacccctaaaatgctcctaaatgatGTAGAAGCCGCTCCGGGGCTACTAAATTCGTTCTCTTGGTCGTTATGGAAGCTACaaaagaagaatacaagaaaattcgacacgtaCCTCCGACAGCTAATAAATTCGTGAgtaaacacacacgaaaactgagaaaattatctaattcttgttgtgtcacccctaaaatgcttctaaacgcTGTAGAAGTCGACagtactggagtcgttccataggtcgttacggatgctacaaaaGAAGAATTCACAAAAGTTCATCCCTAATGCACAGTACCTAAAAActgtgtgggctaacacattcgaaaaattgacaaaatcatCGAATTGCTGTTGCGTAGCCCCTAAAATGATCTTAAATATCGTAGAAGCCTCtctagggctactagagtcgttacaCAGGTTGGTACGAATgctataaaagaaatattcaaGTAAATttaactcggacccccgacacctaaaaaattcatgcgctaacacacacgaaaaactgacaaaatcacttaattcttgTTGTGTCGCcctaaaatgatcctaaacgaTATAGATGCTGCTCTAGTAATACTCGAGTCATTCCATAAGTCATTATGGAAGCTATGAaataagaatacaagaaaattcgactcagaccaccggcacctaaaaatctgtggtctaacacacatgaaaaactaacaaaattgtctaattttgTTGGGTCGCCCCTAAAGTACTCCTAAACGACGTAGAAGCCGTTCTGGggttactagagtcattccgcaggtcgttacggacgataaaaaataaaaatccaagaaaattcaacccatactttcgacacctaaaaaattcatgggctaacatacacgaaagaTGGATTAGCCACTCTTAAAGGGCAGAGTGTAACActcctaaaaacattgtatatgatgttccaattttcgatgaaaatgatatagtttctgtattttgggcataacttttaatagaatggtccaaattagatgattcaaatttctaaataactcgaacattattacctacaacttttgtgaagatcatattttatgttttgaaggttaagtaggtcaaataaattaattgttgcaagatatgatgttgtgatgaaatggagtatgtgtagaagaaaaatcatatctcactgtaggatgctccaaatcagttgattcttgaatgacatgaaagtaaacttctagagaaacaatttaTATAGAGATacaaaatcctaatgaggaagttatctttttcaaacacagctccgaaaaaagggtattccattaaaaaaaggttcatctcaccaacaatGGAAATATGTAgatccatttgatatcacccatgacatcaatagtcctacatttgacatcaccaatgatatcacaatcttccattaaattttcagatttttctttataattattttaattattgttaggtccctccttcacatctataaatacctaccttatttcatcatttttttcatcaagatttctcaatcaactcttctctctataaactcctttactcattctcaaaatatagttttagttctttgtagtgtagaaatactattttggtgattcatatattttgggtagtacacaaaatgcctaaagtattttgattatatgataaattaacgctttggattccaggtatgtaaggcttcaatgagagtatttcttccactctcatgcctaaagtattttgattatatgataaattatgtttattttctttaagttttactctaagttatgtggtgtttatcaatgggttcttccacccatgtagttcaaaactctttcaactaaatgttttgatttcaagtaagattttcttatgggtaattcttatttctacttaatagcatgaatcatggttaaactaatgatcattaatctattttgatgcaaaacgATTTCAtctgtatgaattgatggtttgcaagtattttcgctatttagctctttaaaggttcttgaaattcatggtgggttatttaaaacatgatttttaattgatggatttcaaagtatttatgtataatttcattacattcatgtttgaaagttgaagtgatttgaacccacctagttttactatgttttcaatgaagtttgacttgaaagctttgactctaaaaaaatgtttatgaaagcaatatctatgatcaaaagggagtcttatgaaatcaaagaatgatgaaatgatatgaatgatggattctttatgcaataaggacaattcttgcatatttgaattatcaaatgttttaatgtgctattctaccgaagatgatgttttgaattctcaagctatatgctattactattttgaagtattaaactattctgtgcgattgacttagcaccgaatgggtcattgagatGGGATTCGGTAACagaatcttagtagcaaccctttgtctcattaactatgtgccaacataagagcccttgtaggcttacgctattggatccataaatagcccttaaagttaaagctgaagaaatgaatgaagttgacggagttctacccggcaagtagtctccccggccaacgtagagggttatgttggattccatgtaatagctcgcatggtcttaaatgtcggttatgattaTCTTCccaaaaatgaatgttttaaaggatatctatataattgattatgcatgcattgcattatgtttcatattacataaatgttttaatgtttcctcaatgttcatgcatgcttacatacttagtacattcaaagtacaaacacatactcttttgcctacatgatatcatcatgtagggatcggtgctcctcctcgttctcctccacatggctacttttggtgagttcccatgttccgggaacaatactcctttatctttctagcttatgatatgttgagatctttagacacttactatgacatttcttttctattatgattgagggtgaactagggacttgtcttagccccgttaaatctaaaagttagaggtattgttggacatatgtaagttgaagatttacgattatgatttctgcttgtttatttattttcattacctatgaaggctaaaagaatgctaagaggcttgtttgaggtacattcgggttcctcattcgccatgtcacgtatAGGCTCtaagcttggatcgtgacacagaGCGAGCCCCTCTATTCTGAATTAATCACATCTCTTCACGTAGGATTCACACCTACGACAAATCGACATTGTTCCTAAAATCTAGGCTAccataacaacaataacaacaaacccAATATAATCCTACcacgtggggtctggagagggtagagtgtacgcagacctaatctcaccttgaaaggtaggacgactgtttgtGAAAGACCCTCAGCTACCATATTATAGTTAAATATAATTCTACACAAACTCTTGAGAAGTACATTTGTCATTCACTAATTGCAAGCATAGAGTGCATTGGCAAGTGTTGGCTCTAATGGACGTTGCAAGACACGTTCTTAATTTCGAAAATGGTTTCTGGCTCCCTCCCAACTGCTTGACACTCCTCCTCGCATTCCATTCATGACCTAACGACTATCCTTGTTTCGTAGAACTAGGCaactataatttatatatgcaAAAAATTTACACTACTTGTTCAGAcattgaaaaagaagaaatttctGTAAGAAAAATCAGGCTCATTACATACTTATATTGGAAATGATTGACAATTCAGTTAGCAAGGTTCTATAATGTAGCTTTGAGATTTTGAAAcatatgaataaaaaatattctctatgtttcaatttgtttgctttatttttattttttagtccaTTTGGAAaagaatatttcttttcttttttgacaattttttaatttcaactttttacaTGACATGACATTTTGACATAATCTACATATCTTTTAGTAAAGATCACAAACGTCTTCTTTGAAAGTCTTGATCAAGTAAATGTCACTCttccattttaatttgattgtctgattttgatttgatatgaaatttaagaaagtaaaatttaattaaatttagatTTGTGCCAGAAAATCTCACATCGGAATAAAGCTTTGCGACATTTCAGACTTTATTATTGATACTAGATACATAAGTCCGTGCTAGCACGGCCCCAACTTATGTTACTTTGtgtcttaatttatgtgatacaaataaaatttgGAGAGTTAATCAATTTTGTAATAtgattttagatatttaaagttgttaattattatagtttatagtactttttacatcatttttaataatatatgttactttttCTGTCCCAATCTATGTGACACTGATAGAATTTCGAGAGTCAACCAAATTTTTGATGTCTTTTAAATACGTAAGTTatcaattattatgatttaaaatgctttttaaattattttcaaataatgtaTGTTACTTCTCATGTTCCATTTTATGTGGCACTAATAAAATTTAGAGAGTTAAccaatttctatatatttttaaatattttaagttcttaattattgtgatttatagtacattttacgtaatttttaaataacatatGTTACTcaatctattttaatttatgtggtagaatttcaaacaatatttaaattttttatataaattgtgaATTATTGAGATTCATACTACTTATATGCCGtttcaaattaaataatatatgttattttttatatcttaatttatgtgatatttatAGCACTTTTAGAATCAATCAAACTctttaaatatcttttaaatattttgaattgctaattattgtgatttttaattatttattaatttatttttaaaatatatgagtaacaaattaaaaaactaattaaaacaaaaaaattataagaaattGGAAAATGCTTTCACCTAATAGAAACTACATACTGATTGCCTATAACCTTTTCTATATAGTGACTAGATAATATTTAACTTATTATTATGTACTTCATTCATAAAGTAAtcttgtatttttttcatttgaaaTTGCTCAACCACACTCCATGACTCAAGCGTGTTATTGAAAATTGAGATATCGATATAACAATGTTGAAAGATGTGCTCCTAAATAATGGCATAATAACTTTTCCCCAAAATGAGAAAGAAGTTGCAGTAATTATGGAAATATCCAACATGGGTGTattataaatgattttttaatcGGATCTTGATGTGTACAAGCTCCACAAGCAAGAATTATCCATTCCtgcaaatcaaattaaatagagaagataaaattaatttttacttcTCCTGAAATTTAAAGCTATGGAGTGAATGAAAGAGAAATATATAAGTAGAAAAGAATAGAAAAGTAGTAAAAGTAAAGTAAAATGAATTTACATGTTCTTCACTATGATAATTTACTAATTATAAAAACAATTACAAAGTTGCTATGCAATATAAAAAAgagattatattatattatattataaagaGGGTAGGAAAACAAAAACACataaacttcattcttgaaACGTGTCAATAAACTAGGAGTAATGAGTGCCAAATCACCTATACGTGGCATGTCACAAACATGCAAAAATTTCAAGAACTCAACACGTTTCACTTTTTTATCTATATAATAAAACCTTTatacaattaaaatataaaattggaTACAATCTCACTTTCTAgattatcttatcttatttcataattggaaagaaaaaaaaaatcgtttgataaaaattaataagaaaaataaaatgtctatagtttcatcatcacaacaacaaccaccacctCCATGGCAAGTTGTTGTTCTTCTATCAAATCATCTTGATCCAAAAACCCTAGCTATTTCTTCATGTGTTTGCAAATCATGGTTAATTTCTATGTCTTTAGATCAAATATGGCAACCCCTTTGTTCTTCTCATTATCCTTCTCTATCAACACTTCATAGTtttactactactaataataatgattcgAATGTTTCTTATAGGCGGTTATTCGCCCTTGGTCAGAGGGCGAGTAACCGTCGATTAAAACAACCAGTGAAACCTTATATTTCGCTTAATAACATCATATTTGCACTAAACATTTACAAAAACTCTACATGTATGGTGAGTTTAGTCAAGCATGGAAATCAACTTAGTTTCGACAAAAAAGGTGTTTTTCGATTCGATATCGATGTTGAGCAATATTGGAGGAGGTAAGGTgttcaattgaatttttttgatcaaaaattatatttgtttttatacACTCTcctctcaatttatgtggcataaTACTCAAATTGAAATTCGAGAGTCCATTTAGTAAGagtgttattaattattgtggttttactattttatacctagtttttaaatatataaattttattttggaaagtTAAATTGCGAAATTTTTAGCtttgccacataaattgagataggAATATTATGAATTGTTGAATTTATTGATAATTAAATGTATTTATcctttttttctgaattttcttGTTAGGATTCTTGGCTCCGCCACTGATATCAAGAACAAGAACGGGGATTTGGGCCTGTTCGATACCCTCGGAGACGTGAGAGTAACGTGGGATGTAATTTTGGAAGGGTATAAAGGGGTTTTCAATGTAATGAATTGTAAAGGAAAAGGTAGGTTTGTTTTAGGGTTGGAAGGATGGTTTTCGGAGGAGCTACCACCGCCGGGGTGTTGCTCGAGCGATACCGTTAGCGGTCTCGTGGCGGATTTACGGTTAGGATTGAAGGTTGAAGATGGAAGAGCAATGGTGGAGAAAATGAGTGCTGGAATTTTGAGTATAGTGAGTTGGAGATATTTATTTGTTGATGATGCTCTTAGGTATTTGCAACATTTTCTTTCACCTTTTTGATACTGTAAATATTGTGATAATTAGTTAGGAATTTTTTGTGCCTTTTCAGTTTTTCAAATGAAACGTGTACTACTTTAGTTTGGgaaaaaaaactttattttttatccAGCTAATATATTGCTCGTAGCTAAAAAAAACAAAGTAAAATTACTAAGAATTGTGATGTTGGATAGTAAAAGGACGTGTATgagttaaaaaattaaaatttagctACGCACTATTTATCAACATAGGAATAATGAACTTTGCATTCCTGTCTCCTGTATAGCGGCTTTGACATTTTTAAACCCTAAAAGTCTCAAGTAAATGAGAATGTCACTAATAAAATTCGTAGTTAAATAGTAAAATTCATATTCACTAATTAGCTAGTGACAAGTAATGAACGACTTACTAGGTCTTAGTAGTTGAACAATAAAATTCATAGTTACATAGTAAAATTGGTGCTAGGTAGCTGGTAGTAGTTAGCTAGTGACAAGTAATGAACGATTTGTGTAAGTGGGTAGTAGTTAAACAATAGAATTCCTAGAGTAATGAACGATTTAGGTAGCCAGGCAGTAGTTAAACAATAAAATTCCTAGttaaatagtaaaataataaattttgtaaTTCTTATTAGCGATACACGATATATGGATGAGATTTATGTAACTAGCAAATGTCGCCAATTGAAAATTTAAgctataattatatatataaaatacaagagtataattaggctataattaaggaaattaaatttttatatattaggaACTAAATATATAGAATCTGTCAGAATATATTTAACATATATTCTAACACACTCCCAGGTCAGCAGCGAGGTCAGCTCCATTTCCTCCTTCCTTTGTCTTTGTCTCCTGTTCATCCTTGACCTTCTTTTCGAACTCGTTAACACCGGTTCCCTGTTGCTCCGATCTCCCCTACGCCTAGGACGTTGTCTGGGCCAAGAGCCATAGTTAGTTGATGTTTCTGCTTGTTTTTTCCTCGTTGTTGATACCGGCAGTCAAAGCGAGAGGTCGCCGAATGTTAAGACTGActcaaaaattttcaaataacacCAACGGAAGGTATTTGGTGAAGATATATATCTGTAATTTGATAACGAGATAGGATATGTAACACTCGAACCTGGCCACGGGCCACCTTTtctatacaaaatatatatccaTTTCAATGTGCTTAGTGCGTTGATGCTGAACAACATTATCAGTCAAATATATGGCACTAACATTATCACAGTAAATCAAAGTAGCCCGTGGAATAGGACAATGAAGTTCCAAGAGCAAGTTTCGCAACCAACATGACTCAAAAACCACATTGACAATCCCTCGGTATTCTACCTCTGCACTCGAACAGGACAAAGTAGCTTGACGTTTGACGGATCATGAGATCAATTTATCACCCATAAAGACACAATAACCCAACATCAAACGTCGTGTATCGAGGTACCCACCCCAATCAGCATTAGTATATGAGACAAGAGTGGTTGTGGAAGAGAGATAAAGGTAAAGACCATAATCCAAAGTACCTTGTAGATAGTGCACAATGCGCTTGAGAGCGTGCATGTACTTATCTCGTGGGTCATGCATGTATAAGCATACATGTTGCACAACATAAGTAATATTCGATCTCGTGAACATCAGGTATTGTAGTGCCTCTACAAGACTCCGATAAAGAGATGGGTCCTTTAACGGTATACTCATAGTAGCCTCAAGCTTCGATTTTGGAGCAATCGGAGTAGGAGATGGCTTACACGATGACATGCCAACTTGGTCAATGATCTCGATCGCAtactttttttgaaataaaaataaaccgcATGTGTGACGAGTTACAACAATGTCCTAGAAACAGCTCAACTAGCCTAAATCCTTCATAGTAAATTCGGAGCTAAGAAATGATATGATAGACCGACGGAGCACATCAGAGAAAGTagttaaaataatatcattGACATACAATAAAAGATAATCCATAGAAGTACCTCGACGATAAACAAACAAGGAATGATCGGTCTTACTTTGAGAAAATCTCAGGGTATGGACATAATCAGCAAATCGCTTATATCAAGCCCGCGGAGCTTGTTTCAGCCCATACAAAAATTTCTTCAGCAAACATACAGGATTGGGTCTATCAGGATACCGATAGCCCAAAGGTTGATATATGTAAACAGTCTCCTTGAGTTTGCCATGTAAAAAAACATTCTTGACGACAAGTTCATGAATCGAACATGCCTTGGAGAGAGCCAAACTAAGAACCATACGAATAGTCGGTTTGACAACTAGACTAAATGTCTCACCACAATCCACGCCAACCTGTTGATTTTATCATCACCTATAAAACGAGCTTTATGTCGCTCAAACGAACcatcagatttttctttatgagTAAAAATCCATATACACCGAATAACAATAACATTTGGAGGACGGGGCACCAACTCCCATATCTTATTTTGAATAAGAGCATTatattcatcatccatagccatTTTCCATTTGGATCACG
This sequence is a window from Solanum dulcamara chromosome 10, daSolDulc1.2, whole genome shotgun sequence. Protein-coding genes within it:
- the LOC129869977 gene encoding probable F-box protein At5g04010 produces the protein MSIVSSSQQQPPPPWQVVVLLSNHLDPKTLAISSCVCKSWLISMSLDQIWQPLCSSHYPSLSTLHSFTTTNNNDSNVSYRRLFALGQRASNRRLKQPVKPYISLNNIIFALNIYKNSTCMVSLVKHGNQLSFDKKGVFRFDIDVEQYWRRILGSATDIKNKNGDLGLFDTLGDVRVTWDVILEGYKGVFNVMNCKGKGRFVLGLEGWFSEELPPPGCCSSDTVSGLVADLRLGLKVEDGRAMVEKMSAGILSIVSWRYLFVDDALRYLQHFLSPF